From the Planktothricoides raciborskii GIHE-MW2 genome, the window ATAATCCGAATTGTATTATCCTTCGGTATCAGTGTTTATTGAGCCATCATGGGGCAGTTTTTAGCTATATTTTAGGCTTTATTCTGAATCATATTCTCTTGTTTGAGTTGTTCAACATAATCTGCCATTCCAGCTTCCGCAAGTTCTCTATCTTCTTGGGCAAATTCTTGATAGAGGTGGGCAAATTGATGCAGATCGAGTGATTTTTGAGAGAATCGACTGCGAAATTTGATAATTTCGATAAATTCGGCAATTTGCTGCAATTGTTCATCGTTAAATTGCTCGATTTCTTGTTTGATCTTATCTTTAGTTGCTTGTATTTCGGGGTTCCTAACATTACGATCATTGCGATCGCTATCTGCTATTTCAGGAATCAATATAATCGCCTCAACCTGCTGGTTTATATTCGTGATTAACGGCTGGTCTAGGGTGAGGTGTCCTCGCTCATCAATTTTGCCCATAACTTTGATTGCTTTCATAAAATATCCTCAGAAATTACTTGACGAAATTGTGATCCGACCCGATTAAGCAGATTCTAAATGCGTTACCGGAATTTGTTCGGTTCTTTCTGGGGATTTTTCTCCGGTTGCCACCTGATGAACCGTATGGATAATGTTAGCTGAATAATAACGATTACCGCAGTTGTCGCAGACTCCGATGGTTACATTCTCCAAAATCACAAACCCATCTCGATGCTTAAATGCTTCATGCTTGACCGTGCGAGGTTGAACTGTCCCTTCGCAATATTCACATCTGTATCCGTACATATTCTTATAGTTTAAGTGATTAGTGGGTCTCTGACTTCCCCTCTACAATAGCAATTTCCTTATCGGTTAAGCCATAGAGTTGATAGACAATGGCATCGATTAAGCGATCGCACCGCATCAGTTGAGTTTTAATTGGCAGTAAGATATCTAAGCTGGCTTGATATTCTTTGGCCAAAGTTTGCTGGTCTTTGCGGGCTACCGGGTCGATGTTAATTTTCTTTTTATTTTTCTTCAAGATTTCGATGAATTCATCAAAGCTGAGATGAAGTTCTTCTTTGTAATAGTCTCTTAAGTAGTTTTGAATTTTTGATTTGTTGGTGAGGTTGTCAATGGGGTAACCGATGAAGCGTTCTAGCCATTGCAAGAAACCTTTAATTTCCGCTTGTTTTTGTTTGTTCAGTTCTAGCATTTGTTCCGCTAGATAAGCTAACAGATCGTGAATCACATCCGCTTCTTCTGGCTGTTGGTTGAGGTGATGGTTGACTTGGGTTAAAAGTGGGTCAAGTTGGCCATTTTTTTGATATTGCTGGTAGAGGTTAATCGTATTTTCCAGGGCTTGTTGTCGGCGATCGCTTGGAGTGGTAAAGTTGATTTTACGGATGGGAATTGTTTTTAATTGCGGCGCTTGAAATTGGAAATATCCTCCACTCATAACCAGACTACCAAAATAAATATCATAAACAAACGCAATTAAGTGACTATTTAAAATAGCAGATAAGTAACCAAGTGAATAATCGGATTTATAAGCAAAATTAGTGTTAGCTGAAGCATACTCACCGAGTAAATCACAAAATACTTCTGGATATTTGGAAATTTTTGAAAAAATAATTTTAGGATTTTTGTATTGGCTTTTACGTTTCGCAGATATTACAGAATTACTCATATCTAAATATGGAGTTAAAATTTTAACTCTTTGATGAGTTAATGTTTCTATTCCCCAGGTAATAGTCCACCTGTCAATTAAACCAGTATTGATAAACTTGATACAATGTTCATTTTTACGATCCACTAAAGCTTGAGAATAAGCGTCCGCTTCTGCGGCTGTACTGGAGGCATTAACAACAGCAATTTGCTCAAGTTTGACTGATTGACTTTCAATCTTTAATGCCAATTCCAAAAAATTGGAAATGAGAAAACCCCAAATACAATCGGGTAATTTGCTTAAATAACTACTCCGTTGGTGAACAATACTTGTTGCTTTAAAATTGGATGCCATTGATTCAATGATAATTTCATACTCTTGATTTGGTGTGCTAGATTGGAACATAGAAACAACTGGATATATTGATGGATCGGCAAAGATCGGCAAATAAGATACATTCAGTAATCTTAAAAAATGTTTATGATTAATAATATATTCTCTAAAAGCTTGGGCATAAGGCGCTGACAAAAATTTATTAGGTATAATCATTCCTGAAATGCCATTTTTCTTGACTAAATTAATTCCTTTTTCTACGAATATAATATAGATATCATAAGCTCCAGCAGCAGACTTAAATTGATTTTTCCAATACGGCTTTTCAAAAACAGAAAGATTTTGATTTAGCTGAATAGCATTTATATAAGGAGGATTACCCACTACGGCATCAAACCCGGCATTTTCATGCCAACTGGCATTTTCCAAATCAATAAACACCTCTGGAAATTCTAAATCCCAATGAAAAAACCGTTTTTCCTCACTAATTTTTTGCGCTTCCTGATAAACCGTTTTATCTGGTTTCTTCATCTTTTCAGGATTAGCCGTAATTGCATCAGTTCCATAGACCCGCAAAAACTTATCCGCTTCCTTCACCCCAAAAAACTGAGACACATAAATATCTAACAAACGCTTATAAGGTTTTGCTGCCTCATCGAAAGACCGAAATAACCGTTCGCTTTGCTCAACTTCCGCAAAGGTCGCATCACTTAAAACACTCACCCCGCGCATAATTTCCGCCGCTGTCAATAAACCCACAAACGGCCCGGTTAATAAATTGAACTGACCGCTTTCTTCCTGCATCATCTTCGCTTCTGCTTCTCTCGCTGTTGTGCCAATCAGCGAATTTCCACAGCGCAAATGATGGTCTAAAAAACTCAAAGGTGCGCCAATAGTAAACGAATGTAACCATAAGCTAACTTTCGCCAACTCGACTGCCATTGGGTTTAAATCCACCCCATAAATACAGCGTTTCATTACCACCCGTTGTAACAGTTGAGTGGGTTCTAGTCGATCGGGATTAATAGTAATGCTTTGCTGCGCTAAATTATTTAAGATACTTTCACGAGTTTGATCCAGCATTTCTAACACTGGATTATGTTCGGGATATTCGCTTAAAATCGTGCTTAACTCATCGGTCAAATAATCCACCGCTTCCACTAAAAAGTGACCGCTACCCATTGCCGGATCGCAGACTTTGATATCCAGTAACGTGCTTTGGGCTTCTCGTTCTAAGCGTTGTAAATCTTTTTGCAATCCCCTGAGACTTTGCTGCCCTAACCGCTGATCTTTTAAGCGATCGCGCAATTGGGCTATTTGCCCCATCAATCCCTCAAACCGTTCTTTTCGCTGTTGCAAAATCGGCTTAATCGTGTGGCTGACAATATACTTCACAATATATTCTGGAGTATAATAAGACCCGGTGGCTTTTCGTTCTCCTTTGTCATTTTCTAAATAAACTTTTACTCCTTCTCCCCCCTTAGAAAAGGGGGGCTGGGGGGGATCGATCGCGATCCGATATTCCAACAAACCCTCATAAATAGACCCCAGTTGCCGCACTCCCAAAAAACTATAATCGATTGGCTGTCCTTCAAATCGCGCCAAGCGATCTAAAACTGGGGCTAGTACCGCATCCGCTATTTTAAATTGAGATAAAAAATGATTTGCCCGGTGTTCGCTACTATCTTCTGGCTGATAAAAATCAAAGTGAAATAAACCGCCATTATAGCGAGGAACTCCTAACCCGGAATCGCCGCGATCGACAATTTGAAATAAACTCAAGAGGCGATCGTACATTGCCGTAGAAGTTTGGCTCAATTTTTTCTGAGTATCTATACTTTGAGCAACTTCTTGGGTTAACTGAATTAAACTATAATCCCGATAATCCCCGTCAATGGGTAACAGATTTCTCGCTTCCGCATAAAGCAAAAATAACAACTTATAAAGAAAGGATAAAGTTGCCTCATAAACCTTGTCCGCTTCCACCGCTTTTTTCTGTCGGGAAGCATTCGCCACAAAACCCCCCGCTAAATCAGGAAATAGGCGATCGAACACCAAAGCTTTTAACTCATTTCCGACTCTGGTCGCATAAGTCGTACTGCCTTCGCGGACTCGTTCTAAAAAATTGCGTCCTTGAGAATCTTTAACAAATGCTTCCTGGCGAAAAAATAGCCAAAAATATTTAAACTGATCTAATTTATTAACCCGATCTGGGGCAGCGTTTTCCAGTAGTTCTACCAAATCCACTGGATAAAATTCTGTAGCGGTTGAAGATGCTTGGCGATAATATAGCCGCCATTCTCGACCATTGGTTAAAATCCCCCAATCCACCCCGGTTCCGGTGAGATAATTAGTAATCTGAAACGAGGGGTTTTCATTCTTATAAATATCTCGGTTATCGTTAGCCGAAACTTTGCTTAAAGGACGTTCCCAATATTTCGCCTCGGCGATCGCCTTCACCCTGGGATAAAAAGCTGTTTCATCATTTTGTAGCGCAAAAGCAGCATCGCGATCGCTCTCATTATCAAATAAAGCATAATCGGGACGTTGTGTGCGACCTTTACCGCGAGTTTTCACCTGAGTAATATAACTAAATCCCAAAATTTCCAACGCGGGTTTAATAAAAATTTCCTCAGTTTGGGCTTCGCTGAGGCTGGGCAGTAAATCTTTTTTCGATAAATAAAGGCTATTCAACTGGTTAAACCCCACCGCTACATTTTCCGCCCATTCTGGACAGTCTTGGAGACGGTGATCTAAATAATGTTGTGAAAATAGCGGTTTGTTGGGTTTTTGTTGATTTGCCATGATTTCATCCCAGAATATTTTAGATCCATGTTTATTTTATAACCACAAAGACACAAAGAACACCAAGTTTACTTTTCTTTATGTTTTTTTTATGTTTTCTGGGTCTGAAGTGATTTTTTTCTGCACTACCAAAGTTAGGCGATCGCCCCCTATATTTTCCTCTCCGCACCTAGGGGCGATATTGCCTCCGCAACCAGGTGCGATCGCTCACAATTGTAACAGATTTATTATTCTTCTACCAACTTCAAAGCTTCTACTTTCAAATCCTCATTGAGATAAAATCCATTAACTTGTAATTCATCCAGAAGCGGCTTGAGAAATGGAATTAGTCCAGCTTGTTTTGCTTTAACTAAAACTCCCACAGTGCCAATAATAGAAATACCCAAATTTTTAGCGACAAATCGGGCTTGTCGGTCATCCAGACTAATCTGGAATCCTCGTTAATAAGCCAGAGCGATCGCCTCAGCTTCCCCCTCATCAACCAGCATTTTTATCGCTCCCACCATCCCCAAATCTGATGGTTTTTCTACCTGAAGCCAAGGCAGGGAAATACCAAAGCTTGTACAGCTTGGGGAATTATAATTTTCTGAAAAAGCACCGGAAGCAAATCTAGATAGCCAATCCTTTCTAGCCCAATTAAACAAGTGCTATCGGTAATCACTACTGAATTCATAACCCAACTTCCTCGCGTAATTCTTCGGGAGAATAGGCAAATACGGGAACGCGATATTTGCCTAAAATTTCTATAAAACTTCGCTTAGAATAACCAGCTAACTTGGCGGCTTTTCCCAGGGAAACTTTACCCACCTCATATAGTTTGATCGCTAAAAGTAGTTTGGCTTCATCCTCAGATAAGCCCGGTGGTAGATTCACTTTTAACTCGATTGTATTCATCATAATAGTCTGTCTCTAATGATTTAAAAAGAATCTGGATTTGATATCTATCGTAATTATAGCTTATGGATCGCCCTGACCGCACCTCCAAACCCCAAGCAGGGGCGATATTGCCTCCGCAACCAGGAGCGATCGCACCCAAATATCTGCTAAAATAAAAACAAATTCCCGACAATAGCAAAAAATATGGAAACAAAAACTACCCAAAATACCGTAGAAATTCATCCCAGTGTTCTAGCGGGTTTAGATGTCTTATCCCCAGAAGAAAAAGAACGGGTTTTAAACGCGATCGCCTCCCTGGAAACCTTCTCCCTAGAACAACCCTTGACAGCGAACATTCAGAAATTCACTCCAGCCGATCAGCCTCCCTTTTATCTGCTTCACGCAACTCCCAGCTACCGAGCAATCTTTGTTGTCACCGATGGCATAGTAGAAATTATTGACCTGTTTCTCAAAGAAAGATTAGAATGGTTTGCCCAACCAACTAATAAATTATCAACAATCTAGCCAAAATGAAACAATTTTTAAAATTTCATTTCAATCCAATTCTATGCCATCAACAGCTTGATGAGTTCCGCTACCTCATGCAAAGTCGTGAATTTTTATCCGAATTTGACGATATTCTGCCATTTTTTAAACAACGGCATCAGTTATCCGCCTTAGTGGGTTCTTACCATGCGAAAATTATTCGACCGGATAGAATTGCCTTTGAATACGATATATTTGGAGATTTAAAGATCGATTTAGTGGTGGGATATTCGGTGACAAATGCTTATTGTTTCATAGAATTCGAGGATGCCACTGCCAACAGTATTTTTGTCTCTAAAGCCGGTAAAAGCACTCCAGAATGGTCGCCCCGATTCGAGCGCGGATTTAATCAAATCGTCGATTGGTTTTGGAAGCTAAACGATTTTGAAAAAACCGATGATTTTGAAAATCGATTTAATAGCCGGTCTATTGACTACACCGGATTACTGATTATCGGCAGAAATGAGCATTTGGAACGTCGAGAAAAAAAGAGGTTGCAATGGCGTCAAAAAAACTTAGTTGTGAATTATCGACATATCACCTGTATTACCTTTGATGAGTTATACCAAACTTTATTACGTCGTCTTGTTCAATATCAATTCGTTAGTCAGGAAGATAATTAAGCTGACTGTTGGAGGTGCGTTAGCGATCGCCCCCTATCTTTTCCTCTCCGCAACCAGGGGCGATCGCCTTTTTAACCAGTTCCGTCACTACCTCTGGATTATTAGTTTTAAAGATAATTTAAAGATAATTTATGTCATCCTCTCACCGCTTCATGCTTTTCTGTTTCAGGATATCAGGATGAAATAATCTAACATACAATCTAACATACAATCTAACATACAATCTAACATAAAATCTAAGATACAATCTAAGATACAATCTTAGATACAATCTTAGATATAATCTTAGATACAGGGAATGATTCTACAAAAAAAGAGGAATCACCGCAGCGATTGTCCCTAAACAGGGATAGTGGACTCGCTACTAAGGATGCGACCAGGGATGCGACCAGGGATGCGACCAGGGATGCGACCAGGGATGCGATCAGGGACAAATACAGGATTCGACTTTTTTTCTGGGCGATCGCGCTGACGGTCGGCAGATTTCACGAAGAACTAATGGATCGACGGGAATAATCTTTGTACAATTTTGGGAAAATCTACAGCAGCGACCAATGGACTGGACTACCTCTCTGAAATCTCAACAGGTTGATTTTATTGCTAGACTCAATCACGATCCGACCACATTACTGCATTGTCCAATCCCAGGGGTACATAGCGAGGTAGTGGCGATCGCGGATGAGAGATTAAAAAAAATTTGGGCATTTTGTCGAAAAACCCTGGTGGAATCAACTCTGCCTTCGGTTGCCCCATCCATGTCAGTCCGTCAAATGTTGGGGGAACAATTGCCATTAGAATTAGCCATTGAAGCGATCGCCATCATTCTCGCTGAAAAAGTAACCAAAGTTGACCCCAAAGAACGGCAAAGCATCAAGCGATCTCTCAACTTTTGTTTAAAAGATACCACGGGTAAAACCCAGGCAATTTTTGGCATCCAAGTCAAAGTTGCCCAAGACATCCCCCAACAAGCCCAATGGCAGATTAACCTTGAAGAAATCAACCAAAATGTCGTGGTTATCTGCGTACTACTGCCCAAAGATGTTAAAACCTCTGACACGGAACATCGCCCCATCTTAGTCGGGTTTCTGCCCACAGAACCGATCAAAACTGCTCAAGAGTCTGCAACTTTAAAATTACCCGACTTACTTTATATGGGAGGATTAGTCAGCTATTTAGAAAGCCTGAAAACGGAGTTCACCTCCGAGTTCACCTCCCAGCCATCGACTGCTGACCCAGAGAATTCCGGTGAGTGGCTGCGTCCCCTGACCAGTGGTTCCAGTTATGTGTATCCTTTAGCGGTTAGTGCCGATGGTGAAACGATCGCCAGTAGCAGTTATGACGGCAGCATCAAACTTTGGCGGATCGGCGATCGCCAGCTTTTAAACGCCTTGGGGGGTCAGCCCTGGTCATCCTATCCCAGCACTGGCAATGCAGCGGCGAAAATTGCCAATTCTAATTCTGAAAGCAACACCGATGAGTCCCAAGTCGGAATCGGTAAATTAATCCGTTCTCTCCCCGGTCATAGCAGTGGAGTCAGCGCCTTAGCCATCAGTCCCGACGGTGAGATTCTCGCCAGTGGTGATTACAATGGCATGATTGCTTTATGGAATCTCGCCACCGGAGAACTGCTGCGGAAATTTTCCGGTCATTCCGGCACCATCAAGCCCATGATCGTCAGTCCTGATAATCGCTTACTGGCGACTGGCAGCACGGACAAAATCCTCAAAGTGTGGAACATCGAAACCGGGATTATGATTAGGAGTTTTTCTCTGTCCGATCCACCCGTGGCGATCGCCATCAGTCCTGACGGTCAGATGATTGCCAGTGGTTCTAGTGAAGGGACTATAAACATAATGGATCTCTCCAGCGGGGAGTTGAAACATCAACTCACAGGTCATGCGGGCTTAGTTGATTCTTTATTAATAAGTGCAGATGGCCAAACCCTCGGCAGTAGCAGCACCGAAAAAACCATCAAATTATGGAATTTGCAAAGCGGCGAATTACTCAACATTCTCACAGGTTACGCGAACCCCATGATGGCCTTGACCGTCAAACCAGATGGTCAGACCTTAGAGTTCACCATTACCCATCGCCAGCAACCCGGATGGCATTAGCAAATTTAGGGGAAAAAGTAGGGGCGAACGGCCGTTCGCCCCTACAAGCGGACAAAAAAATAAAATCCTGGTAGAAACATGGCATCAAAAGTTTCTATCAGGAGCAAAAAAATCGTTAGAAACCGGGGTTCTCTAAGAAATGTCTGCCACTCCACAGCCCTCTACATAGAAACCCGGTTTCTGTGCAAATTTTTGTTTGATCAAAACTAGATTTCTGGTGCGGAAGAAGACCGGGACACCACTGGAGTGAGGAAAGCGACTAAAGCGGCGACTCCGAAAGCGAGGACATTGCGTAACAGTGGCAACCATTCAGGGGTGCGAGTCACCACCGGGCCAATGCCAAACGCTACAAACAAAATTCCCCACAACGGGGAAAACATTAACGCCCATTGCCAGGAAAACACTTGTCCGGGTTTTCTAGGATGACCGGCAAATCCCATCACCAAGCCGCCTAATGCGGAGCAAACCATCGTCAAGATCCACTGTTCGCGGGGTAGTCCGGGCACCACTTTACAGCCTCCCTGACGCAGGCAAGTTTCTACGGAATGCAGAGATTGGATGATCGATTGGTCTTCGCCATTATCACGGACAAAAAACTGATTCCCGTAACGAGTTTGCAATTCAATCCAAAAGGTTCTGGGTAAAAGCGGATATAAATCATCGCCGACATTAAACGCCAACAAGTTGCCTCCACGAGGATCGGCAATTAGCAGAACACTTTTATCATCTAAGCCCCAAAATTGTTTAACTGCTCGTCCAGGGGTGCGATCGTATTGAGTTAAAACCCGGAGTTTCCAGCCGGTTTCCGCTTCAAAGTTTTCTAGTTCTTGGGCGAGATTTTCTTCTTGAACGCTGGTGAGAGATTTGGCTAAATCGATGATTGGGGTAGGTTGATCTGGGAGTAATTCGGGATTATCGTAGGCGATCGCATTATGCGGAAACAGCCCCCAAGTGGAGATAGCCAGGAAAAAGGCGGCCAAAGAGATCAAAAGTTTTCGCGGAAATAACTGTTGCATTTGCATCGGTGTCAGTTCAATATCTTTCAAAGGGGCTAAAAATGGATATGGAGTTGTCATACAGTCAAACAATTCTTAAATTTAGAGTCGGCAATCGGTTATTTTTTAACCGGATTTCTTAGAAAAACCGGGCTGCTGTAATCAACCGATTTTCCGGCGGTGAATAGCTGTGCGATCGCCTGTCACCAAGAACAGGCAAGCACTCTTGTTTTCCTTAAACCTAGTTGGGTCAATCGTGCCATTACCCCTCCTAGACCTCTAAATATTAATCTTTGTTTACAATTGTTTACGTTACTTTAATATATTCACTCATCTACCATCCCGTCAATCTATACCGGCAGATTTTTTTCAAGTCATTTATTGTTAATTATTGGTTATTGTTAACTATTGGTTATTGGTTTGGTTATTGGTGATTATTTATTGGTTGTTGGTTATTTGACAGAAATCTCCCTAACCCATAACCAACAACCAAGAACCCCCCCAACCCCCCTTCGACCGCCACCGGCTAGGGGGGCAACAACCACCAAAGAATCCCTACCCAAAGAATCCCCAACCAACCAATAACCAATAACCAACAACCACCAGCCACCGATCAATTTTCGGCAGAATTGGTGATCTCCATTTCCATATAACTGAGCAACCAATTTGCCATCGTCGCCCGACGAGTCAAACGCGGCACCAATTCACCGACTTTATAACCGGCAAAACCCAACTTTTCCTTGAGTAACTGCTTATTTTCTGGGGGAATAGAGCGGGTCAACTTCACCGTAGCGGGTCGGCTGGCGATAAAATCAGGGGGTTCTGGATATTCTTGCCAGGTCGGATCCACGCTACTGGCGTCCCACTGACTCGTCTCTTCATCATATCGATAACCCAGATAGTGCCAGACCAAGCGGTTAACCGTGCGATCGTCCAGCTTGTCGTTGAGAATATCCCAAACCGTATCTGTATTCAATGGTGGTAAATCAGACATGATAGATCAATAATTTCATCTAATTTTATCTAGGGGCAAATCTAGGGGCAAACAACCGTTTCCCCCAGCTATATTTTAGCTTAAATATTGCTAATATTGCTATCGTTTTTAACGGTTTTTAGGGAGCAAAAACGCTATCAAATTCCTTCCGTTGACCGTCAGCCGCCACCTAGTCACATCCAGCCTAGATGTTTATGGATGTTGATGGATGTTGATGGATGTTTATGGACAGACTCACAGATTTTGGCATCATTGGGACTAACATTATGGCTATATTTCAGATAATCACTGACCCAATCACAAGTCATCGAAGTCAGACTATCTAAATTCAAATTCCACAACATAATTTTATGATCGTCACTTCCAGACACAATACTTTGACCATCAGGGGAAAAACTTACATCAATTACCCCAGAAGTATGGCCATGTAAACTTTTAATCAGAGTGCCATCCTGAATATTCCACAATTTTATGGTGCTGTCCCAACTGGCTGAGGCTAAAGTTTTGCCATCGGGGGAAAAACTCACACTTTCGACGCTATCGCTGTACCCTTGCAAGAGAGTTTTTTTGAAGCAGCCATGGCGATGCCAGAGTTTGACGGTGTTGTCCCAACTGGCAGAGGCGATGAGTTCACCGTTAGGAGAGAATCTCACACTGGTGACATAAGAGCGATGGCCATCATCTCCGGCTAAAGTATTCAGCAGCTTACCGTCTTGGCTCCAAATTTTCACGGTTTGGTCATCACTGCCAGAGACGATTAACTCACCGTCGGGAGAAACATCCACACTATTCACCCGATCGCTGTGCCCGACCAGGGTTCTGACTAAGGTGCCATCGGTGCGCCAAATCTTGATCGTGCGATCGCGGCTGCCAGAGACAATCATCCGTCCATCCTTAGAAAAAGTCACACTGGTGACGCGATCGCTATGTCCGACAAATGTTTTCAGCAAATGCCCATCATCAACCCGCCAGAGATTAATGGTATTATCCGAACTGCCGGAAATCAGGAAATTGCCATCGGGGGAAAAGCCCAAACTGGTAATGTGATCGCCATGTCCGATTAAAGTCCTCAACAACGTGCCATCTTGCCGCCAAATTTTCACCGTATTGTCTCGACTACCGGATGCAATCAATTGACCATTAGGGGAGAAACGAACCGCCGTGACGCGATCGCCATGAGCCACCCAAGAAGGATGAAGAAACACACCAACCAAACTCCAAAGACGCACAGTTTTATCAAAACTTGCCGTGGCAATCACTTGAGCATCCGGAGAAAAACTCACCGTAGTCACCCGACCGCTATGTCCAGTAAATTCTTTGAATAATTGCCCATCTAAATGCCAAACTTTGACCAAACTATCGTGACCCGCCGTAGCCAACATTTGCCCCTGTATTTTTGCTGTATTCCCTGGGGAAAAAGACTCTGAATCCTCAGTCATTCTCGGTAGAACCCTGGATGAATTCCCCATTACTTTCTCCTCTTTCTGGCTCGATGTTCCAGAGGAAGGGGACTGATTGAAAACACTGGAAAAACTGATACTATAAATTCCCCCATCATGGGCTTGCCATTCTTGAGTGGGACGAGAATTCCATTCCTTATAGTCATTATTCCAGTCCCATCGCTGAATT encodes:
- a CDS encoding Shedu immune nuclease family protein, with the protein product MQSREFLSEFDDILPFFKQRHQLSALVGSYHAKIIRPDRIAFEYDIFGDLKIDLVVGYSVTNAYCFIEFEDATANSIFVSKAGKSTPEWSPRFERGFNQIVDWFWKLNDFEKTDDFENRFNSRSIDYTGLLIIGRNEHLERREKKRLQWRQKNLVVNYRHITCITFDELYQTLLRRLVQYQFVSQEDN
- a CDS encoding UPF0175 family protein, whose amino-acid sequence is MMNTIELKVNLPPGLSEDEAKLLLAIKLYEVGKVSLGKAAKLAGYSKRSFIEILGKYRVPVFAYSPEELREEVGL
- a CDS encoding YgiT-type zinc finger protein, which translates into the protein MYGYRCEYCEGTVQPRTVKHEAFKHRDGFVILENVTIGVCDNCGNRYYSANIIHTVHQVATGEKSPERTEQIPVTHLESA
- a CDS encoding Eco57I restriction-modification methylase domain-containing protein, producing MANQQKPNKPLFSQHYLDHRLQDCPEWAENVAVGFNQLNSLYLSKKDLLPSLSEAQTEEIFIKPALEILGFSYITQVKTRGKGRTQRPDYALFDNESDRDAAFALQNDETAFYPRVKAIAEAKYWERPLSKVSANDNRDIYKNENPSFQITNYLTGTGVDWGILTNGREWRLYYRQASSTATEFYPVDLVELLENAAPDRVNKLDQFKYFWLFFRQEAFVKDSQGRNFLERVREGSTTYATRVGNELKALVFDRLFPDLAGGFVANASRQKKAVEADKVYEATLSFLYKLLFLLYAEARNLLPIDGDYRDYSLIQLTQEVAQSIDTQKKLSQTSTAMYDRLLSLFQIVDRGDSGLGVPRYNGGLFHFDFYQPEDSSEHRANHFLSQFKIADAVLAPVLDRLARFEGQPIDYSFLGVRQLGSIYEGLLEYRIAIDPPQPPFSKGGEGVKVYLENDKGERKATGSYYTPEYIVKYIVSHTIKPILQQRKERFEGLMGQIAQLRDRLKDQRLGQQSLRGLQKDLQRLEREAQSTLLDIKVCDPAMGSGHFLVEAVDYLTDELSTILSEYPEHNPVLEMLDQTRESILNNLAQQSITINPDRLEPTQLLQRVVMKRCIYGVDLNPMAVELAKVSLWLHSFTIGAPLSFLDHHLRCGNSLIGTTAREAEAKMMQEESGQFNLLTGPFVGLLTAAEIMRGVSVLSDATFAEVEQSERLFRSFDEAAKPYKRLLDIYVSQFFGVKEADKFLRVYGTDAITANPEKMKKPDKTVYQEAQKISEEKRFFHWDLEFPEVFIDLENASWHENAGFDAVVGNPPYINAIQLNQNLSVFEKPYWKNQFKSAAGAYDIYIIFVEKGINLVKKNGISGMIIPNKFLSAPYAQAFREYIINHKHFLRLLNVSYLPIFADPSIYPVVSMFQSSTPNQEYEIIIESMASNFKATSIVHQRSSYLSKLPDCIWGFLISNFLELALKIESQSVKLEQIAVVNASSTAAEADAYSQALVDRKNEHCIKFINTGLIDRWTITWGIETLTHQRVKILTPYLDMSNSVISAKRKSQYKNPKIIFSKISKYPEVFCDLLGEYASANTNFAYKSDYSLGYLSAILNSHLIAFVYDIYFGSLVMSGGYFQFQAPQLKTIPIRKINFTTPSDRRQQALENTINLYQQYQKNGQLDPLLTQVNHHLNQQPEEADVIHDLLAYLAEQMLELNKQKQAEIKGFLQWLERFIGYPIDNLTNKSKIQNYLRDYYKEELHLSFDEFIEILKKNKKKINIDPVARKDQQTLAKEYQASLDILLPIKTQLMRCDRLIDAIVYQLYGLTDKEIAIVEGKSETH
- a CDS encoding DUF1823 family protein → MSDLPPLNTDTVWDILNDKLDDRTVNRLVWHYLGYRYDEETSQWDASSVDPTWQEYPEPPDFIASRPATVKLTRSIPPENKQLLKEKLGFAGYKVGELVPRLTRRATMANWLLSYMEMEITNSAEN
- a CDS encoding DUF3368 domain-containing protein; the protein is MGISIIGTVGVLVKAKQAGLIPFLKPLLDELQVNGFYLNEDLKVEALKLVEE
- a CDS encoding WD40 repeat domain-containing protein is translated as MDWTTSLKSQQVDFIARLNHDPTTLLHCPIPGVHSEVVAIADERLKKIWAFCRKTLVESTLPSVAPSMSVRQMLGEQLPLELAIEAIAIILAEKVTKVDPKERQSIKRSLNFCLKDTTGKTQAIFGIQVKVAQDIPQQAQWQINLEEINQNVVVICVLLPKDVKTSDTEHRPILVGFLPTEPIKTAQESATLKLPDLLYMGGLVSYLESLKTEFTSEFTSQPSTADPENSGEWLRPLTSGSSYVYPLAVSADGETIASSSYDGSIKLWRIGDRQLLNALGGQPWSSYPSTGNAAAKIANSNSESNTDESQVGIGKLIRSLPGHSSGVSALAISPDGEILASGDYNGMIALWNLATGELLRKFSGHSGTIKPMIVSPDNRLLATGSTDKILKVWNIETGIMIRSFSLSDPPVAIAISPDGQMIASGSSEGTINIMDLSSGELKHQLTGHAGLVDSLLISADGQTLGSSSTEKTIKLWNLQSGELLNILTGYANPMMALTVKPDGQTLEFTITHRQQPGWH
- a CDS encoding TPM domain-containing protein, translated to MQQLFPRKLLISLAAFFLAISTWGLFPHNAIAYDNPELLPDQPTPIIDLAKSLTSVQEENLAQELENFEAETGWKLRVLTQYDRTPGRAVKQFWGLDDKSVLLIADPRGGNLLAFNVGDDLYPLLPRTFWIELQTRYGNQFFVRDNGEDQSIIQSLHSVETCLRQGGCKVVPGLPREQWILTMVCSALGGLVMGFAGHPRKPGQVFSWQWALMFSPLWGILFVAFGIGPVVTRTPEWLPLLRNVLAFGVAALVAFLTPVVSRSSSAPEI